One window of the Brevibacterium limosum genome contains the following:
- a CDS encoding ABC transporter ATP-binding protein — protein MNTSATHTDAHPSQTPPPTPAQGSTRAQGSNPAPRLAIQAIGLRKTYGRGDAQVRPLDDLSLDIEAERFTAIMGPSGSGKSTLLNMLAGLDTPDSGEVFIGRTAISRLSDRKLTALRRDRIGFVFQSFNLVPAMSAEENILLPSQLSGQKTDRRIFDRMVDLLGLRERLGHRPHELSGGQQQRVAVARALVAQPDVLVADEPTGNLDSSSGEEVLNILRASVDELGQTVVMVTHDPRAAARADRVVLLADGRLAGELSHPDPESVAAALMNVTAGSAASAAAPAGQSAGPTAGPGSAAGPAPADGGAR, from the coding sequence ATGAACACATCAGCGACACACACCGATGCCCATCCCTCCCAGACTCCGCCCCCGACCCCCGCGCAGGGTTCGACCCGGGCCCAGGGGTCGAATCCCGCACCGAGGCTGGCCATCCAAGCCATCGGACTGCGCAAGACCTACGGAAGAGGGGACGCGCAGGTCCGACCGCTCGACGACCTCAGCCTCGACATCGAAGCCGAACGCTTCACCGCCATCATGGGACCCTCCGGCTCGGGCAAATCGACGCTGCTCAACATGCTCGCCGGACTCGACACCCCGGATTCGGGCGAGGTCTTCATCGGGCGCACGGCGATCTCACGGCTCAGCGACCGCAAGCTCACGGCGCTGCGCCGCGACCGCATCGGCTTCGTCTTCCAGTCCTTCAACCTCGTGCCCGCGATGAGTGCCGAGGAGAACATCCTGCTGCCCTCTCAGCTGTCGGGACAGAAGACCGATCGTCGCATCTTCGACCGCATGGTCGACCTGCTCGGTCTGCGCGAGCGTCTGGGCCACCGGCCGCACGAGCTCTCCGGCGGACAGCAGCAGAGGGTAGCCGTCGCCCGTGCCCTCGTCGCCCAGCCCGATGTGCTCGTCGCCGACGAGCCCACCGGCAATCTCGACTCGAGCTCCGGTGAAGAGGTGCTGAACATCCTGCGCGCCTCGGTCGATGAGCTCGGCCAGACCGTCGTCATGGTCACCCACGATCCCCGGGCCGCAGCCCGCGCCGACCGCGTCGTTCTGCTCGCCGACGGCCGCCTCGCCGGTGAGCTCTCCCACCCGGATCCGGAGTCCGTGGCCGCAGCGCTGATGAATGTCACGGCAGGCTCGGCAGCTTCGGCAGCCGCACCTGCTGGGCAGTCAGCCGGGCCCACAGCCGGGCCCGGGTCTGCAGCCGGGCCTGCGCCGGCAGACGGAGGTGCCCGATGA
- a CDS encoding response regulator transcription factor, which yields MSVDDEATVHGRTDARGSGPLRIVLVDDQALVRAGFAMVIDSQPDLTVVGQAGDGAAGLDIVRQDEPDVVLMDVRMPRIDGIEATQRILALADEGTIRPPKIIVLTTFDDDDYALRALRAGASGFLLKDTLPEVLLESIRTVVDGGAVIAPTTTKRLLETRLLPHLGAGDPPHSDLRSAATGTDATSAEGVAPTPPGDGEPASSEVGTSALNGRGTLSTAGADASGMAGASRLDAADMRRLESLTQRETEVLVLIATGLSNTEIGERLFLAQPTVKTHVGRILMKLAARDRVQAVVFAYEAGLVGPGH from the coding sequence ATGAGCGTCGATGACGAGGCGACCGTGCACGGTCGGACTGATGCTCGGGGGAGTGGGCCGCTTCGCATCGTGCTCGTCGATGATCAGGCCCTCGTGAGGGCGGGCTTCGCCATGGTCATCGACTCCCAGCCGGACCTCACCGTCGTCGGACAGGCCGGCGACGGTGCGGCAGGTCTCGACATCGTCAGGCAGGACGAACCCGATGTCGTGCTCATGGACGTTCGGATGCCCCGTATCGACGGCATCGAAGCGACCCAGCGGATCCTCGCTCTCGCCGACGAGGGGACGATCCGTCCCCCGAAGATCATCGTCCTGACCACCTTCGACGATGACGACTACGCCCTGCGCGCGCTGCGGGCCGGTGCGTCAGGCTTCCTTCTCAAAGACACCCTGCCCGAGGTGCTCCTCGAGTCGATCCGCACCGTCGTCGACGGTGGTGCAGTCATCGCCCCCACCACCACCAAACGACTGCTCGAGACACGACTCCTGCCCCACCTCGGCGCGGGAGATCCACCACATTCGGATCTGAGATCGGCGGCCACGGGAACCGATGCGACATCGGCCGAGGGCGTTGCGCCCACCCCGCCCGGGGACGGTGAGCCTGCATCATCCGAGGTCGGCACCTCTGCGCTGAACGGTCGGGGGACGCTGAGCACCGCTGGCGCGGACGCGTCCGGGATGGCCGGTGCGAGCCGTCTCGATGCGGCCGATATGCGCCGGCTGGAGTCACTGACCCAGCGCGAGACCGAGGTCCTCGTCCTCATCGCCACCGGTCTGAGCAACACCGAGATCGGCGAACGGCTCTTTCTCGCGCAGCCGACCGTGAAGACCCACGTCGGTCGGATCCTCATGAAGCTCGCGGCTCGCGACCGTGTGCAGGCCGTCGTGTTCGCCTACGAAGCCGGCCTCGTCGGACCCGGCCACTGA
- a CDS encoding sensor histidine kinase: MSNRSIRTEGHRPEPQQHTPDRVDRIRRTLTAHPWIVDSLLWALPITYLTVVFTSSQAERSEIALVPVAVQVGIVLLQTLPLGLRRTAPLLSSSLIAVGCLLTVLTMMGPTFGIVAVPITVYSTTAWGTRNHGRIVLALGLLGALFLGGWLYLVSLQAMIGVNPRPLAFGEYVLLVVVVALCASIVLIAWLLGGVGFRRRREIEGIRERNRLLERERESETRLAADAERMRIAREMHDVIAHSLSVVIAQADGGRYAAKTDPAVAVGALETIAQTGREALAQTRSLLGFLRAEEDDERSSSPLPGVADIGSLIADVRSAGLPVSVTELDDVDRGRLAEGASLAVYRIVQEALTNVLKHAGNGARAHVELLAEDAELVARISDNGTGQTSARGSGETDSHGADDPTGTAAHGRGYGIVGMQERAALYGGTLTARPIRSTGVKDRPEGRTDAKPGFSSGAVMGSAFGTTTGFLVEARLPLSAPAPTPEPEPEPGPEPGPEPGPDSGLTPGTGTHDSSDHGENGSAETGQTAGTGQTAGTGETAEAGENQIAATGEAAETEQSQPAEAGQAAEAAETGESQSVEVEESSR; encoded by the coding sequence ATGAGCAATCGATCGATCCGGACCGAGGGCCACCGCCCGGAGCCGCAGCAGCACACTCCCGACCGCGTCGACCGCATCCGTCGCACCCTCACCGCTCATCCGTGGATCGTCGACTCGCTGCTCTGGGCTCTGCCGATCACCTATCTGACCGTCGTCTTCACCTCCTCCCAGGCCGAGCGGAGCGAGATCGCCCTGGTGCCCGTGGCTGTGCAGGTCGGCATCGTTCTGCTCCAGACGCTGCCGCTGGGACTGCGGCGCACTGCCCCGCTGCTGAGCTCGTCGCTCATCGCCGTCGGCTGCCTGCTGACCGTGCTCACGATGATGGGACCGACGTTCGGAATCGTCGCCGTGCCGATCACCGTGTATTCGACGACGGCGTGGGGGACACGGAACCACGGTCGCATCGTGCTCGCCCTGGGCCTCCTCGGCGCGCTCTTCCTGGGCGGGTGGCTCTACCTCGTGTCCCTGCAGGCGATGATCGGGGTGAACCCGCGGCCCTTGGCATTCGGCGAATACGTGCTGCTGGTCGTCGTCGTGGCGCTGTGTGCTTCGATCGTGCTCATCGCCTGGCTCTTGGGCGGAGTCGGATTCCGTCGCCGCCGCGAGATCGAGGGCATCCGGGAGCGCAACCGCCTGCTGGAGCGCGAACGCGAATCCGAGACCCGGCTGGCCGCCGATGCCGAACGCATGCGCATCGCCCGCGAGATGCACGATGTCATCGCCCATTCCCTGTCCGTCGTCATCGCCCAGGCCGACGGCGGACGCTATGCGGCGAAGACCGATCCGGCCGTCGCAGTCGGAGCCCTCGAGACCATCGCGCAGACCGGACGGGAAGCCCTGGCACAGACGCGGTCGCTGCTCGGCTTCCTCCGCGCCGAGGAGGACGACGAACGCTCCTCGTCGCCGCTGCCCGGCGTCGCCGACATCGGCTCCCTCATCGCCGATGTGCGATCGGCGGGGCTTCCGGTCTCGGTGACCGAACTGGATGACGTCGACCGCGGTCGCTTGGCCGAAGGAGCGTCGCTCGCCGTCTACCGCATCGTTCAGGAAGCGCTGACGAATGTGCTCAAACATGCCGGAAACGGTGCTCGGGCACATGTCGAGCTGCTGGCCGAGGACGCAGAGCTCGTCGCCCGAATCAGCGACAACGGAACCGGACAGACGAGCGCCCGCGGGAGCGGAGAAACGGACAGCCACGGAGCGGACGACCCGACAGGGACGGCTGCCCACGGCCGTGGCTACGGCATCGTCGGCATGCAGGAACGCGCCGCGCTCTATGGCGGCACGCTCACGGCTCGACCGATCCGTTCGACCGGAGTGAAGGACCGTCCCGAAGGGCGCACCGACGCGAAGCCCGGGTTCTCTTCCGGTGCGGTCATGGGAAGCGCTTTCGGAACGACGACGGGATTCCTCGTCGAGGCCCGACTGCCGCTGTCCGCTCCCGCGCCCACTCCCGAACCCGAACCCGAACCCGGGCCCGAACCCGGGCCCGAACCCGGGCCCGATTCCGGACTCACCCCGGGCACCGGCACTCATGATTCGTCCGATCATGGAGAGAATGGGTCTGCCGAAACCGGGCAGACCGCCGGAACAGGACAGACAGCCGGAACAGGGGAGACCGCCGAGGCGGGAGAGAATCAGATCGCCGCAACAGGAGAGGCTGCCGAGACCGAGCAGAGTCAGCCCGCCGAGGCCGGACAGGCCGCCGAGGCTGCCGAGACCGGAGAGAGTCAGTCCGTCGAAGTCGAGGAGAGCAGCCGATGA
- a CDS encoding aminotransferase-like domain-containing protein yields the protein MSTTSMHPATSASQNQPQTPALPFARRHDQLVGSVIDASTTVLAQYDHDIVKFGMGAPAPDMLPAADFARIAAQVFSPENFTYGETKGEPVLIDALHDYLTATEQIPPEQQGNRDRLLITSGGMQGLDLGFKLFVTPGDLVACESPTYTNGSATAMSYEAEILEVPVDDEGMQIEALEEHTKRTGRAPKVIYTVPTFQNPAGVTMSLPRRERLLEFAHRHRSVIIEDNPYGMLRFSGESVPALSDLSPNDPLIFGVRTFSKFVAPGLRVGWIDVDPEVRELAVNAKQTMDSCAPVPNQHLIARWLEEGGADAHVKTLREAYRERKITMSEGLERLFPGEIRATDPDGGFFLWVTFEDETIKTEDLMTTALEEGVAYIPGPSFSPAGNFSNALRLCFASAAPDRIDDGLERLRRALDRYRSER from the coding sequence ATGTCCACCACTTCAATGCATCCGGCCACGAGTGCTTCGCAGAACCAGCCGCAGACTCCCGCGCTGCCCTTTGCTCGCCGCCACGACCAACTCGTCGGGTCCGTCATCGATGCCTCCACCACGGTGCTGGCCCAATACGACCACGACATCGTCAAGTTCGGCATGGGGGCACCGGCCCCGGACATGCTCCCGGCCGCGGACTTCGCCCGCATCGCCGCGCAAGTCTTCTCCCCGGAGAACTTCACCTACGGGGAGACGAAGGGCGAGCCGGTCCTCATCGACGCCCTCCACGACTACCTCACAGCGACCGAACAGATCCCGCCCGAACAGCAGGGAAACCGCGACCGCCTCCTCATCACCTCCGGGGGCATGCAGGGCCTCGACCTCGGGTTCAAACTCTTCGTCACTCCAGGTGATCTCGTCGCCTGTGAGTCGCCGACCTACACGAACGGTTCGGCCACGGCCATGAGCTATGAGGCGGAGATCCTCGAGGTTCCCGTCGACGACGAAGGCATGCAGATCGAGGCTCTCGAGGAGCACACGAAGCGCACCGGGCGCGCCCCGAAGGTCATCTACACCGTCCCGACCTTCCAGAACCCGGCCGGGGTGACGATGTCTCTGCCGCGTCGCGAGCGCCTCCTCGAGTTCGCCCACCGGCACCGCTCGGTCATCATCGAGGACAACCCGTACGGAATGCTGCGCTTCTCCGGCGAGTCCGTGCCCGCGCTGAGCGACCTCAGCCCGAACGATCCCCTCATCTTCGGTGTGCGCACGTTTTCGAAGTTCGTCGCCCCGGGCCTGCGCGTGGGCTGGATCGACGTCGACCCCGAGGTCCGCGAGCTCGCCGTCAACGCCAAACAGACGATGGACTCCTGCGCCCCCGTTCCCAACCAGCACCTCATCGCCCGCTGGTTGGAGGAAGGCGGTGCCGACGCTCACGTCAAGACCCTGCGCGAGGCCTACCGCGAGCGCAAGATCACCATGTCAGAAGGCCTCGAGAGGCTCTTCCCCGGAGAGATCCGAGCCACCGACCCCGACGGCGGCTTCTTTCTATGGGTGACCTTCGAGGACGAGACGATCAAGACCGAAGATCTGATGACCACGGCGCTCGAGGAGGGTGTCGCCTATATCCCCGGTCCCTCCTTCTCGCCGGCCGGGAACTTCTCGAACGCACTGCGTCTGTGCTTCGCCTCGGCAGCCCCCGACCGCATCGACGACGGACTCGAGCGCCTCCGCCGCGCGCTCGATCGGTACCGCTCAGAGCGCTGA
- a CDS encoding universal stress protein, producing MSTSPDPRDRDLRHDGPPRARVILGIVPDQPAEVIAAAADYAAHFDAELVCAHVDDSRYNVETRPDGTVRSMPIDPDTTAEAATEFDPDLQDRIAAALAGTDVAWSTRALAGSPAQELDRLADALDARMIVLGVRRAGIRGSLHEFFNGSVAIQLSRHQHRPLVVVPLATDKDGMDDPEAPATSPPPGASPTAELQTGEGEQ from the coding sequence ATGAGCACCAGCCCCGATCCGAGAGATCGCGATCTGAGACATGACGGGCCGCCGCGCGCCCGCGTCATCCTCGGCATCGTCCCCGATCAGCCCGCCGAGGTGATCGCCGCCGCCGCGGACTATGCCGCCCACTTCGACGCCGAGCTCGTCTGCGCCCACGTCGACGACTCCCGCTATAACGTCGAGACCCGCCCCGACGGAACTGTGCGCTCGATGCCCATCGATCCGGACACCACGGCCGAGGCGGCCACCGAATTCGACCCCGATCTCCAGGACCGCATCGCTGCCGCCCTGGCAGGAACGGACGTCGCTTGGTCGACCCGGGCGCTGGCGGGGTCTCCGGCGCAGGAACTCGATCGGCTCGCCGATGCGCTCGACGCCCGGATGATCGTCCTCGGAGTCCGGCGCGCGGGAATCCGCGGCTCGCTGCACGAGTTCTTCAACGGCTCGGTCGCGATCCAGCTCTCGAGGCACCAGCATCGCCCGCTCGTCGTCGTCCCGCTGGCCACCGACAAAGACGGCATGGACGACCCCGAAGCTCCTGCGACGTCGCCGCCCCCAGGCGCCTCCCCCACTGCTGAGCTGCAAACCGGCGAGGGCGAGCAGTGA
- a CDS encoding fluoride efflux transporter FluC translates to MTRPVHLRLSYLGLAFVGGTAGTAAREAVSLGMPAVGGVPWAILTVNILGAFLLGLLLDSLALSGPDEGWRRRARILVGTGFMGGFTTYSALAADTAGLLGAGHGGASSPGVGLAYGVGTVLIGGLATFAGIATATALHSRRGVEPGGLDSVICADELRIGPSRLGSDERR, encoded by the coding sequence GTGACCCGGCCGGTCCACCTCCGTCTGTCCTATCTGGGGCTCGCGTTCGTCGGCGGCACGGCCGGCACGGCCGCACGCGAAGCGGTCAGCTTGGGTATGCCGGCCGTCGGCGGTGTGCCGTGGGCGATTCTCACGGTGAACATCCTCGGCGCGTTCTTGCTCGGGCTGCTGTTGGATTCCCTGGCGCTCAGCGGTCCCGACGAGGGGTGGCGCCGGAGAGCACGGATCCTCGTCGGAACCGGTTTTATGGGCGGATTCACCACGTACAGTGCTCTGGCCGCGGATACGGCCGGCCTTCTCGGCGCGGGCCACGGCGGTGCGAGCAGTCCCGGTGTCGGTCTCGCCTACGGAGTGGGCACGGTGCTCATCGGCGGACTCGCCACATTCGCGGGCATCGCCACGGCGACGGCGCTCCACAGCCGACGCGGAGTCGAGCCCGGCGGACTCGACTCCGTCATCTGTGCAGACGAACTCCGGATCGGTCCGAGCAGACTCGGATCCGACGAGAGGCGGTGA
- the crcB gene encoding fluoride efflux transporter CrcB — translation MTALVFIALAVAGGLGATARMLLDGLIKSCMSVALPWGTIIINVSGSLALGVLTGAAAAHVLPESWHLVLGTGFLGGYTTFSTASFETIRLIQERRWTAGLVNGLGTLLVSTAAAALGLWLGGLA, via the coding sequence GTGACTGCACTGGTCTTCATCGCACTCGCCGTCGCCGGCGGGTTGGGGGCTACGGCGCGGATGCTGCTCGATGGGCTCATCAAGTCCTGCATGAGCGTCGCCCTGCCGTGGGGGACGATCATCATCAACGTCTCCGGATCGCTGGCGCTGGGAGTGCTCACCGGAGCGGCGGCGGCCCATGTCCTCCCCGAGTCCTGGCACCTGGTGCTCGGCACCGGGTTCCTCGGCGGGTATACGACGTTCTCAACGGCGAGCTTCGAGACCATCCGACTGATCCAGGAACGCCGCTGGACCGCTGGGCTGGTCAATGGGCTCGGCACCCTCCTCGTCTCCACCGCGGCCGCGGCACTCGGGCTGTGGCTGGGCGGACTGGCCTGA
- a CDS encoding sensor histidine kinase: MTTMTDRRRGTSARTRILAWIMLVLTVAVFIIVTSTARAELAGVRSHAGAELEHEVTKFRDFAARPDPADDRPYTSVRDLMTSHLQNNLPEHTETFFSIVDGQEDQRSADTPPLRLDQDPDFIAVASETTTPRSGEMKTSVGPVAYAIVPVEIEGQPQRAQLVIIEFLASDLDEAWTTIWTMSSVAVVALVAAGFLGWIVAGRVLEPIRRLRETAAGIGEDELSRRIEVTGNDDVAQLGVTFNRMLDRLEAAFDGQRQLLDDAGHELRTPITVVRGQLQVMGDEPEDRQSTLDLVDDELQRMSRLVDDLVMLARSERPDFLDLANTDLMDLVISSFSKASALAPRNWIIDAAPEGFGLVDEERLTQALLQLASNAVDHTGPEDTIAFGGHLDGDTVRLWVRDTGAGIAVEDQERIFERFAKGRTARSGRKGTGLGLTIVDRIARAHGGTVSVKSDAGKGALFTLTLPWHGKEGDGR, from the coding sequence ATGACGACGATGACTGATCGTCGCCGGGGCACCAGTGCGCGAACCCGGATCCTCGCCTGGATCATGCTTGTTCTCACCGTCGCGGTCTTCATCATCGTCACCTCCACAGCCCGGGCGGAGCTGGCGGGGGTGCGCTCCCACGCCGGCGCCGAACTCGAACACGAGGTCACGAAATTCCGCGACTTTGCGGCCAGACCCGACCCCGCCGATGATCGCCCCTACACCTCGGTGAGGGACCTGATGACGAGTCACCTGCAGAACAATCTGCCCGAGCACACAGAGACCTTCTTCTCCATCGTCGACGGTCAGGAGGATCAGCGCAGCGCCGACACCCCACCGCTGCGACTCGATCAGGATCCCGATTTCATCGCTGTGGCGTCCGAGACGACGACGCCGCGCTCAGGGGAGATGAAGACATCCGTCGGGCCCGTCGCCTATGCGATCGTGCCCGTCGAGATCGAGGGGCAGCCGCAGCGAGCTCAGCTGGTCATCATCGAATTCCTCGCTTCCGACCTCGACGAAGCATGGACGACGATCTGGACGATGTCCTCGGTGGCCGTGGTCGCTCTCGTCGCCGCAGGATTCCTCGGCTGGATCGTCGCCGGGCGCGTTCTCGAACCCATCCGACGCCTGCGCGAGACCGCCGCGGGCATCGGCGAAGACGAACTGAGCCGCCGCATCGAGGTCACCGGCAACGATGACGTGGCACAGCTCGGCGTCACCTTCAATCGGATGCTCGACCGGCTCGAAGCGGCCTTCGACGGACAACGGCAGCTGCTCGACGATGCCGGACACGAGCTGCGCACCCCGATCACAGTCGTGCGCGGGCAGCTGCAGGTCATGGGAGACGAGCCTGAGGACCGGCAGAGCACCCTGGACCTGGTCGATGACGAGCTGCAGCGGATGTCCCGACTCGTCGATGACCTCGTCATGCTCGCCCGCAGCGAACGGCCGGACTTCCTCGACCTTGCGAACACCGACCTCATGGACCTCGTCATCAGCAGCTTTTCGAAGGCCAGCGCCCTAGCCCCGCGGAATTGGATCATCGACGCGGCTCCCGAGGGCTTCGGCCTCGTCGATGAAGAGCGTTTGACCCAAGCGCTGCTGCAGCTGGCCTCGAACGCCGTCGACCACACCGGACCCGAAGACACCATCGCCTTCGGCGGCCATCTCGACGGCGACACCGTGCGACTGTGGGTCCGCGATACCGGTGCCGGCATCGCCGTCGAGGACCAGGAACGGATCTTCGAACGCTTCGCCAAAGGACGCACGGCCCGCAGCGGTCGGAAGGGCACCGGCCTGGGACTGACGATCGTCGACCGCATCGCCCGCGCCCACGGAGGTACGGTGAGCGTGAAGTCCGACGCAGGAAAAGGCGCACTGTTCACACTCACCCTGCCCTGGCACGGTAAAGAAGGAGACGGCCGTTGA
- a CDS encoding response regulator transcription factor yields MTRILIVEDEDRISSFIAKGLAAEGFAAEVTEDGHMAVEFVRGGGFDLVILDLGLPGLDGFSVLRMIRAERHDLPVIILTARESIEDTVAGLSSGADDYMRKPFAFDELLARVRLRLRPVDAQEATVLRAGDLAVDIRTRRALVGDKAIELSSREFTLLEAFLRHPDQVLSRAQLLSRVWGLDFDPGSNVVDVYVRYLREKLGRGTIETVRGAGYRLSVPKM; encoded by the coding sequence TTGACACGCATTCTCATCGTCGAGGACGAAGACCGCATCTCGTCGTTCATCGCCAAGGGTCTGGCTGCCGAGGGCTTCGCCGCCGAGGTGACCGAGGACGGACACATGGCCGTCGAGTTCGTCCGCGGCGGCGGCTTCGACCTCGTCATCCTCGATTTGGGACTGCCCGGCCTCGACGGCTTCAGCGTGCTGCGGATGATTCGGGCCGAACGTCACGACCTGCCCGTCATCATCCTCACTGCTCGTGAATCCATCGAGGACACTGTCGCCGGGCTCTCCAGCGGCGCCGATGACTACATGCGCAAACCCTTCGCCTTCGACGAGCTCCTCGCTCGGGTGCGGTTGCGCTTGCGACCAGTCGACGCGCAGGAGGCGACCGTGCTGCGCGCTGGAGACCTCGCCGTCGATATCCGCACGCGACGCGCCCTCGTCGGGGACAAAGCGATCGAGCTGAGCTCTCGAGAGTTCACGCTGCTCGAGGCCTTCCTCAGGCACCCCGACCAGGTGCTCAGCCGCGCTCAGCTGCTCAGCCGAGTCTGGGGACTCGACTTCGACCCCGGCTCGAATGTCGTCGACGTCTATGTGCGCTACCTGCGGGAAAAGCTCGGCCGGGGCACCATTGAGACTGTGCGCGGGGCCGGGTATCGGCTCAGTGTGCCGAAGATGTGA
- a CDS encoding DUF4956 domain-containing protein: MSFAIALATDLIAIFVLAYVLYFRRHRRRDLLLSYVALNIGVVAVTSALGSVEVGVGLGMGLFGILSIIRLRSDQITQQEIAYYFTALALGLLAGLHPNPIWLTPLLSLLVITAIAILDSPLIASSTHRHTFTVDRAITDRDELIDHLKDVFDAETVRVEVLDIDMVRDTTLVDIRYTTKPARTSAANSRAETAAASQQSGTVAWMSDSNAEVR; encoded by the coding sequence ATGTCATTCGCCATTGCCCTGGCCACCGATCTCATTGCGATCTTCGTGCTCGCCTACGTTCTGTACTTCCGCAGGCATCGTCGGCGGGATCTGCTGCTGTCCTATGTCGCACTCAACATCGGTGTCGTCGCGGTCACCTCGGCGCTGGGCTCGGTCGAGGTCGGCGTCGGGTTGGGCATGGGCCTGTTCGGAATCCTCTCGATCATCCGCCTGCGCTCGGACCAGATCACGCAACAGGAGATCGCCTACTACTTCACAGCGCTGGCACTCGGTCTGCTGGCCGGACTGCATCCGAACCCGATCTGGCTCACCCCGCTGCTGTCACTGCTGGTCATCACCGCCATTGCGATCCTCGACAGCCCACTGATCGCTTCCTCGACGCACCGCCACACCTTCACCGTCGACCGCGCCATCACCGACCGCGATGAGCTCATCGATCACCTCAAGGACGTCTTCGATGCCGAAACCGTGCGGGTCGAGGTCCTCGACATCGACATGGTCCGGGACACCACACTGGTCGACATCCGGTACACGACCAAGCCGGCCCGCACTTCCGCTGCGAATTCCCGCGCCGAGACGGCAGCGGCCTCCCAGCAGAGCGGAACCGTGGCCTGGATGTCGGATTCCAATGCCGAGGTGCGCTGA
- a CDS encoding polyphosphate polymerase domain-containing protein, protein MHTLADTNPENSLATSSEGTAARDLAAIDAQLANMEPITLAELNAQARMMTRVDRKYFVPRELFLDLLVATEDDFQVLEIAGRHRFEYRTVYFDTPDFRFFRDHVQGRRRRFKIRTRTYVDTGTSHLEVKSKGYRGQTVKQRIIHPVDHPTELTGAGQNFVDAILDPQGGVSARPRVSAADLAPVLETVYDRITLTHDQQRLTCDLDIETRNGGETHEGPRDVLVETKSADGVSIWDHLLKQAGIREHKVSKYCVGASLLNPELPANPWNRTIRRFFR, encoded by the coding sequence ATGCACACCCTTGCCGATACGAATCCGGAGAACTCGCTCGCCACCTCATCCGAGGGGACCGCGGCGAGAGATCTGGCCGCCATCGATGCTCAGCTGGCGAACATGGAGCCGATCACTCTCGCGGAGCTCAACGCTCAGGCCCGGATGATGACCCGCGTGGATCGGAAGTACTTCGTTCCCCGGGAGCTGTTCCTCGATCTCCTCGTTGCCACCGAAGATGACTTCCAGGTCCTCGAGATCGCCGGCAGGCATCGCTTCGAATACCGGACCGTGTACTTCGACACCCCGGATTTCCGGTTCTTCCGCGATCATGTGCAGGGTCGACGTCGACGCTTCAAGATCCGCACCCGAACCTATGTCGATACCGGCACCAGTCACCTCGAGGTCAAATCCAAGGGGTATCGCGGGCAGACGGTCAAGCAGCGCATCATCCACCCCGTCGACCATCCCACGGAGCTGACCGGTGCCGGGCAGAACTTCGTCGATGCCATCCTCGACCCGCAGGGCGGCGTTTCGGCCAGGCCGCGGGTCAGCGCCGCGGATCTGGCCCCCGTACTAGAGACTGTCTACGATCGCATCACGCTCACTCACGACCAACAGCGGCTGACCTGCGACCTCGATATCGAGACCCGCAATGGCGGCGAGACCCATGAGGGGCCACGCGATGTCCTCGTCGAGACGAAGAGTGCCGACGGCGTGAGCATCTGGGACCACCTGCTCAAGCAGGCCGGCATCCGCGAGCACAAAGTGAGCAAGTACTGCGTCGGTGCTTCGCTGCTCAATCCCGAGCTGCCTGCCAATCCGTGGAACAGGACGATCCGTCGCTTCTTCCGGTGA